The Selenomonadales bacterium genome contains the following window.
TTACGCGCGACTGCCACGTCTCGCGACGCAAGCCGTTGCCGCGAATGAGAGTCTGACCGGTGCGTTCAGCCTGCACTAAGAGCTCGTTGACCCCTGCTTGCTCTAGGCGTTCCGCTGTTTCGCGCGTAACTTTCTCGCCGCGCTGCACCAAGACTTCTCCGGCCGCTATAAGCACGCCGCCTAAGCCTACCTGCTCGCGCCCGGTCGCTTCGACTTCGGTCTGGTAAACTGCCTCGGTTGCGATAACGGTTTCTGCGGCTATACGCCCTTGCACGCGACGGCGCAAACTTAGCTTCTTGTTGAGCTTATAGCGCCCGACATGAGCGAGGTCGTAGCGGCGCGGGTCAAAAAAGAGCGAGTGCAACAGCGCCTTAGCGCTCTCGACCGTAGGTGGTTCGCCGGGACGCAGGCGTTTGTATATTTCTATGAGTCCTTCTTCCATGGTGCTGGTGCTGTCGCGGTCAAACGTAGAAGACAACTTCGCATCTTCACCAAGCGCCTGCAAAATAGCCTGATTGGTGCCAAGTCCCAAGGCTCTTAACAACACGGTAATCGGTATCTTACGCGTGCGGTCTACGCGCGCCCATACCACGTCATTTGCGTCGGTCTCCATTTCCAGCCAAGCACCGCGGTTAGGAATAAGCGTCGAAGTGAACACTTTATCCCCGGTAGCCTCCATCGATTCATGGTAGTAGGCCCCGGGTGAGCGCACCAACTGGCTGACGACGACGCGTTCGGCACCGTTATAGATAAACGTGCCGTTCTCGGTCATGAGCGGGAAGTCTCCCATAAAGACTTCTTGCTCCTTGACTTCGCCCGTCTCCTTGTTCACTAAGCGCACCTTAACGCGCAGAGGCGCCGAGAAGGTAGAGTCTTTTTCCTTAAATTCATCCAGAGAAAACTTTGGCTCACCAAACTGATGATCAATGAATTCCAAAACGAGATTGCCCGTAAAATCTTGAATGGGAGAGATGTCCCGGAATGTTTCGGCCAGCCCCTCATTAACAAACCAATCAAACGATTGCCTCTGGATTTCGATGAGATTAGGTACGCCCAAGACCTCTTCAATACGCCCGAAACGAACCCGCTGCCGCCTGCCTTCCGCGTTGGCCTTAACCATTAAACGCTTCACCCTCTTGCCGAGATTTCTCCGTGGAACTTCATAGCCGACAAGCCAAAAAAGGGGACAGTACCCCCTTGGCTGAGACTACCTAACTATTCTACCCACCTGCACAAAGTCTAAACGCCTATCGGCGTAGGATACTTCGTGACAATTTAATATGCTAACATAGCATGTTGGGATGAGTCAAGGCCTACAGGAAACTTTCCGAGTTAACTAAGCTAGATACATGCCTTATATCCACCTGTCCTGTATATGGCTGCAGCATAGCTTTCGCCCGAAGGCCTTCCACTTAGGAAAAAGGGACGGTCTAATCACAGACGCGTCCCTTGCTGGCGGATGGTTATTTGATCTCGACTGCAGCGCCGGCTTCAACCAGCTTAGCCTTAATCTTGGCAGCATCTTCCTTGCTGACGTTTTCCTTGACAGGCTTGGGAGCTCCGTCAACGAGGGCCTTCGCTTCTACAAGACCGAGGCCGGTAACCTCGCGCACTACCTTAATGACGTTAATCTTCTTGTCGCCTGCGCTAGCCAGGATAACGGTGAACTCGGTTTGCTCTTCCACCACTTCGGCTACGGGGGCTGCGCCACCGGCTTGCGGCATGGCCGCCATCGGTGCGGCGGCAGTTACGCCAAACTCGGTCTCAAGTGCTTTTACAAGCTCGGAGAGCTCAAGCACGGTCATGTTCTTTACCATCTCGATAATTTGTGCTTTACTCATTTTTTTACCTCCTTCGAATTCTGTTAGTCTGCAGCCGGCTCTTCCTTTTGCCTGCGTATCGCATCAATGACACCGGCAAAGGCGGACAACGGCGCGTTCAGTGTACCTAGCACGATGCTGAGCATAACCTCGCGTGTCGGCAGAGCAGCAATAGCAGCTACACCCGCTTGGTCATAGGCTTTGCCCTCATAGAGGCCACCCTTAATCTCAAGCATCTTGTTCGCCTTAATCCACTCCGTAAGAACTCTCGCCGGAGCGACGGAGTCGGGGCTTAGCGCAACTGCCGTCGGACCCTCTAAATAGCGCTCCAATCCTGCTGCGCCAACTTCGTTGGCCGCGCGCTGGAACAGAGTGTTTTTCACCACGCGGTATTCGATACCGGCCTTACGCAGCTTCGCGCGCAATTCGGTGTCCTTGGCTACGGAAATTCCGCGATAGTCAATGAACACGGCACCTTTGTTCGCGCGCAACTTAGCTACTAGCTCTTGTACTACTTGCCCCTTCGCTTCGCGATTACCCATTCTTCTACACCTCCTTTAGCGTCCACAATGAGAAGATGCCTTCCCCGCATGCGGGAAAGGCATACTGAACCACAGTATACACTCCCACCTCGGTAGGCCGCCTACGGCGTTTAAACTACGTACCTACTGTCTTGAGCGGAATTAGCAGTGTTAAGTTACCATGGGGAGGGAGTGATGTCAAGCGCACTTCGCACTTCGCACTTCGCACTTCGTGGGAACGCGGGCGCTTCTGGCGCCTGGCTCCTAGTATGAGGAGGTGCCCAGTGCCCAGTCCTCAGTGCCCAGTAGAGCGTATCTCGGTGGTTTACGGTATCTCTTTGACCTTTCCACCCCGCCTTAGCTCACAGCTCACGGACCCCCTAGTTCATGATTCACGATTCATGATTCATGATTTCCAGCGCCTCACAGCTCACAGCTCAAAGCCACTCCCCTGGCGGCTGGCACCTAGCGGCTATCCTCAAGCGACCAGCGACAAGCGACAAGCGACACAACCTACTGCGTCGCAACTCCTACGCCTGCTGCCTTGGCAGCATTGACGCGCACGCCCGGGCCCATCGTTGATGACAGGGTTACGGTACGCACATAGACGCCTTTCGCTGCGCTCGGCTTAGCCTTAACGAGGGCCTCGAGTAGCGCCACGAAGTTGCCCATAAGCTTGTCTTCCGTGAAAGAAGCCTTGCCGATAGGGGCGTGAACGATACCTGCCTTATCGACGCGGTACTCAATCTTACCTGCCTTCACATCGCGAATCGCCTTGGCCACATCGAACGTAACTGTACCTACTTTGGGGTTAGGCATAAGCCCCTTCGGACCGAGAATCCTACCCAAGCGGCCAACCTGCCCCATAATGTCGGGGGTGGCGATGGCCACGTCAAAGTCTACCCAGTTCTCGTTCTGAATCTTAGCGATAATGTCTTCGGCTCCGACGACGTCCGCGCCTGCATTCTCTGCTTCACGCGCCTTGTCGCCTTTAGCAAAAACAAGCACACGCACAGTCTTACCCGTACCGTGCGGCAACACAACAGCACCGCGCACTTGTTGGTCGGCGTGTTTTGGGTTGACCCCAAGCCTTACCGCGACTTCGATGGTCTCGTCAAACTTTGCGGTGGCGCTCTTCTTGGCGAGCGCGACGGCCTCGCTAGGGTCATAGAAGACAGTGCGGTCAAAAAGCTTTGCTGCTTCTAAATACTTCTTGCCTCTCTTAGGCATGCTCTTCACCTCCAGTGGTAATAGCGGGAATAACCCCTCCCACGCGGGTTCTTTTCCTAGTCAACAACTTCGATGCCCATGCTACGCGCAGTGCCTTCGACCATGCGCACGGCCGCGTCGATACTTGCGGCATTTAAGTCAGGCATCTTCAACTGGGCAATCTCGCGCACCTTAGCGCGGGTCACTTTAGCAACCTTCTTTTTGTTAGGCTCACCGGAGCCCGATTCGACTCCTGCCGCCTTCTTCAGCAGCACAGCCGCCGGCGGGGTCTTGAGTATGAAAGTAAAAGACCTGTCATGAAAGACAGAAACCTCTACCGGGATAATCAAGCCCACTTGCTGCGCGGTGCGCTCGTTAAACTCCTTGACAAAGCCCATGATGTTAATACCAGCTTGACCCAGGGCAGGTCCAACCGGTGGAGCAGGCGTTGCCTTGCCAGCAGGAATTTGCAGTTTGACGACTTTAACAAGTTTCTTAGCCAACTACGTCCACCTCCCTCTGAATTTGCCGCGGCAAATTCATATCCCTTACTTAGGGTTCTACAGTTTTTGCACTTGAGTGAAGTTCAATTCCACGGGCGTCTCGCGGCCAAACATGTTCACCCTTACCCTGAGCTTTTGTCGGTCAGCGATAATCTCTTCAATCGGAC
Protein-coding sequences here:
- the rplL gene encoding 50S ribosomal protein L7/L12, translating into MSKAQIIEMVKNMTVLELSELVKALETEFGVTAAAPMAAMPQAGGAAPVAEVVEEQTEFTVILASAGDKKINVIKVVREVTGLGLVEAKALVDGAPKPVKENVSKEDAAKIKAKLVEAGAAVEIK
- a CDS encoding 50S ribosomal protein L10; translation: MGNREAKGQVVQELVAKLRANKGAVFIDYRGISVAKDTELRAKLRKAGIEYRVVKNTLFQRAANEVGAAGLERYLEGPTAVALSPDSVAPARVLTEWIKANKMLEIKGGLYEGKAYDQAGVAAIAALPTREVMLSIVLGTLNAPLSAFAGVIDAIRRQKEEPAAD
- the rplA gene encoding 50S ribosomal protein L1; the protein is MPKRGKKYLEAAKLFDRTVFYDPSEAVALAKKSATAKFDETIEVAVRLGVNPKHADQQVRGAVVLPHGTGKTVRVLVFAKGDKAREAENAGADVVGAEDIIAKIQNENWVDFDVAIATPDIMGQVGRLGRILGPKGLMPNPKVGTVTFDVAKAIRDVKAGKIEYRVDKAGIVHAPIGKASFTEDKLMGNFVALLEALVKAKPSAAKGVYVRTVTLSSTMGPGVRVNAAKAAGVGVATQ
- the rplK gene encoding 50S ribosomal protein L11, which encodes MAKKLVKVVKLQIPAGKATPAPPVGPALGQAGINIMGFVKEFNERTAQQVGLIIPVEVSVFHDRSFTFILKTPPAAVLLKKAAGVESGSGEPNKKKVAKVTRAKVREIAQLKMPDLNAASIDAAVRMVEGTARSMGIEVVD